A genomic segment from Arcobacter acticola encodes:
- a CDS encoding TOBE domain-containing protein, whose amino-acid sequence MSQIIATIKKIHNIDNLNIVEFDFFGKTLKMMSLDLNKNVQIGKKVKLAVKPTNISIAKNLFGEISLSNQLVVNIKSIENGQLLSSIILEVNDTIFESIITADSSKRMNLQKNEQVTILIKASDLSIMEVLND is encoded by the coding sequence ATGAGCCAAATAATTGCAACAATAAAAAAGATACATAATATAGATAATTTAAACATAGTAGAGTTTGACTTTTTTGGAAAAACTTTGAAAATGATGAGTTTAGATTTAAATAAAAATGTTCAGATTGGTAAAAAAGTAAAACTTGCGGTGAAACCTACAAATATTTCTATTGCAAAAAATTTATTTGGAGAAATTAGCTTATCAAATCAACTTGTTGTAAATATTAAAAGTATAGAAAATGGTCAATTATTAAGTAGTATAATTTTAGAAGTAAATGATACAATTTTTGAAAGTATAATAACAGCAGATTCATCAAAAAGGATGAATCTGCAAAAAAATGAACAGGTAACTATTTTGATAAAAGCTAGTGATTTATCTATCATGGAGGTGTTAAATGATTGA
- the modA gene encoding molybdate ABC transporter substrate-binding protein — MMKQSGILFTGKKIFLVLLLLSSSVFAGQINVAVAANVSYAMDKLIIEFNKTNPNTKIQVTLGSSGKLVAQIKNGAPYNIFMAANMGFPQSLYDDQIAITKPVVYAQGALAMISSKELDFSKGIDIIKESSIEKIAIANPKTAPYGAATMEAIKNAGLEEVTKGKFVYAESASSTVNYATTAADIGFIPKSSLFDENLAQYKENKNWISVDTKLYKAIEQGIVIINNAKDNMEVKAFYDFILSAKAKKIFIDYGYIVE, encoded by the coding sequence ATGATGAAACAAAGTGGAATCCTGTTTACAGGTAAAAAAATATTTTTAGTATTATTACTTTTATCTTCAAGTGTATTTGCAGGTCAAATAAATGTTGCAGTTGCTGCTAATGTTAGTTATGCAATGGATAAATTAATTATAGAATTTAATAAAACAAATCCTAATACAAAAATTCAAGTAACACTTGGAAGTAGTGGAAAACTAGTGGCTCAAATTAAAAATGGTGCGCCATATAATATATTTATGGCAGCAAATATGGGTTTCCCACAATCTTTATATGATGATCAAATTGCAATTACAAAACCTGTAGTTTATGCTCAAGGAGCACTTGCAATGATAAGTTCCAAAGAGCTTGATTTTTCAAAAGGAATAGATATTATAAAAGAGAGTTCAATAGAAAAAATTGCAATTGCAAACCCAAAAACAGCTCCATATGGGGCAGCAACTATGGAAGCTATTAAAAATGCTGGATTAGAAGAAGTGACTAAAGGTAAATTTGTTTACGCAGAGTCGGCATCTTCTACCGTAAATTATGCTACAACAGCCGCAGATATAGGTTTCATACCAAAATCTTCACTTTTTGATGAAAATTTAGCACAATATAAAGAAAATAAAAACTGGATAAGTGTTGATACAAAACTATATAAAGCTATAGAACAAGGTATAGTTATAATTAATAATGCAAAAGATAACATGGAAGTTAAAGCATTTTACGATTTTATCTTAAGTGCAAAAGCTAAAAAAATATTTATTGATTATGGATACATTGTAGAATGA